Proteins from a genomic interval of Terriglobia bacterium:
- a CDS encoding cupin domain-containing protein → MKVKLAIGLLVSMAVAAGAAGTAKVTYVDHAKVAKGGALITAPDFLVEILTRKAPGQVEIHDKETDTFYVLDGQATFVTGGTMIGGKVTAPNQQRGTDIRGGEVHQLSKGDVIAIPAGIPHWFKEVPQPFTYYVVKVIKP, encoded by the coding sequence ATGAAGGTTAAGCTGGCAATCGGATTGTTGGTGTCTATGGCGGTAGCCGCTGGTGCGGCCGGCACGGCAAAAGTGACGTACGTGGATCATGCAAAGGTAGCGAAGGGTGGGGCGCTGATCACGGCGCCCGACTTCCTGGTCGAAATCCTTACCCGGAAAGCACCCGGGCAGGTCGAAATACACGACAAAGAGACAGACACTTTCTATGTGCTTGACGGACAGGCCACATTCGTGACCGGCGGCACCATGATCGGCGGTAAAGTCACAGCCCCGAATCAGCAGCGGGGCACGGACATCCGCGGAGGCGAAGTTCATCAGCTGTCGAAGGGTGATGTCATCGCTATTCCTGCCGGTATTCCCCATTGGTTCAAAGAAGTTCCGCAGCCATTCACTTATTACGTTGTAAAAGTCATTAAACCTTAG